The following proteins are encoded in a genomic region of Alnus glutinosa chromosome 8, dhAlnGlut1.1, whole genome shotgun sequence:
- the LOC133876487 gene encoding probable inactive purple acid phosphatase 27 — MKNANFNISAIGPRMEKSLMLFVLLGFVGFGLGLVSADNDGFGVQPLSKIAIHKATLALNDSSSINASPSLLGLKGEDTQLVMVDLVNPEPSTDDWVGVFSPANFNSATCPPVDDPKEQTPYICSAPIKYMFANNYNSQYTKTGKASLKFQLINQRADFSFALFSGGLSNPKLVAVSNSISFVNPKAPVYPRLAQGKSWDEMTVTWTSGYDINEAVPFVEWSMKGQFPVRSPAGTLTFTRNSMCGSPARTVGWRDPGFIHTSFLKNLWPNTVYTYRMGHILSDGLIIRSKLYSFKSSPYPGQDSLQRVIIFGDLGKGERDGSNEYSNYQPGSLNTTDQLIKDLDNIDIVFHIGDTSYANGYISQWDQFTSQVEPIASTVPYMTGSGNHERDWPNTGSFYNHMDSGGECGVLAETMFYVPAENRAKFWYSTDYGMFHFCIADTEHDWREGSEQYKFIENCLASVDRQKQPWLIFAAHRVLGYSSDYYYGLEGSFEEPMGRESMQKLWQKYKVDIAFYGHVHNYERSCPIYQNQCVNSERSHYSGPLSGTIHIVVGGAGSHLSQFSQVTTKWSIYRDYDHGFGKLTAFNHSSLLFEYKKSRDGNVYDSFTISRDYRDVLACVHDGCEATTLAT; from the exons atgaaaaatgCGAACTTTAATATCTCTGCTATAGGTCCCAGAATGGAGAAGAGCTTAATGCTTTTTGTGTTGTTGGGATTCGTGGGATTCGGCCTTGGCTTAGTTTCGGCTGATAACGATGGCTTCGGGGTACAGCCATTGTCAAAGATTGCCATTCACAAAGCCACTCTTGCTCTCAATGACTCCTCCTCCATTAATGCCTCCCCTTCCCTTCTCGGCTTAAAG GGTGAGGACACTCAATTGGTAATGGTGGACCTTGTAAACCCTGAACCGTCCACGGATGATTGGGTTGGAGTTTTTTCTCCTGCAAATTTCAA TTCAGCAACCTGTCCACCAGTAGATGACCCAAAAGAACAGACTCCATATATATGCTCAGCCCCTATAAAG TATATGTTTGCGAATAACTACAATTCACAATATACAAAAACAGGCAAGGCTTCTCTGAAGTTCCAGTTGATCAATCAGCGAGCAGATTTCTCCTTCGCATTATTTTCAGGCGGATTGTCAAAT CCAAAACTGGTAGCAGTTTCAAATTCCATTTCATTTGTCAATCCTAAAGCACCTGTATATCCGCGCCTTGCTCAGGGGAAGTCTTGGGATGag ATGACAGTTACCTGGACAAGTGGCTATGACATAAATGAAGCTGTCCCATTTGTTGAGTGGAGTATGAAGGGGCAATTTCCAGTTCGCTCCCCAGCTGGAACATTGACTTTTACTAGAAACAGCATGTGTG GTTCACCTGCAAGGACAGTTGGCTGGCGTGATCCTGGTTTCATACACACAAGTTTCTTAAAGAACTTGTGGCCGAACACTGT GTACACTTACAGGATGGGCCATATCTTATCAGATGGTTTAATTATACGGAGCAAGTTATATTCATTCAAATCATCCCCATATCCTGGACAGGACTCATTACAGCGAGTTATAATATTTGGTGACTTGGGAAAG GGAGAGCGTGATGGCTCAAATGAGTATAGTAATTATCAACCAGGTTCGCTGAACACTACTGACCAACTCATCAAGGACTTGGATAATATTGACATAGTTTTCCATATTGGAGACACATCATATGCAAATGGATACATCTCGCAATGGGACCAATTCACTTCACAGGTGGAGCCCATTGCATCAACTGTCCCATATATGACTGGAAG TGGTAATCACGAGCGCGATTGGCCAAATACTGGGTCCTTCTATAACCATATGGATTCAGGTGGGGAATGTGGTGTGCTGGCTGAAACCATGTTCTATGTTCCTGCTGAGAACAGAGCTAAGTTTTG GTACTCCACGGATTATGGCATGTTTCACTTCTGTATAGCCGACACTGAACATGACTGGAGGGAGGGATCAGAACAGTACAAATTCATTGAGAACTGCCTTGCTTCGGTAGATAGACAGAAACAACCTTGGTTGATCTTTGCTGCTCATCGTGTCCTTGGATATTCCTCTGACTATTATTATGGCCTGGAGGGGTCATTTGAAGAGCCCATGGGAAGGGAAAGCATGCAAAAGCTTTGGCAGAAGTACAAGGTGGACATTGCATTTTATGGCCATGTCCATAACTATGAGAGGTCATGCCCCATTTACCAG AATCAATGCGTGAATTCAGAAAGGTCTCATTATTCAGGCCCTCTGAGTGGAACAATCCATATTGTTGTTGGAGGGGCAGGGAGCCACTTATCACAGTTTAGCCAAGTGACTACCAAATGGAGTATTTACAGAGATTATGACCATGGATTTGGCAAACTGACAGCATTCAACCATTCGTCTCTCCTCTTTGAGTACAAGAAAAGCCGTGACGGAAATGTATACGACTCCTTCACCATATCCAGGGACTACAGAGATGTCCTGGCTTGTGTACATGACGGTTGTGAAGCAACCACTTTGGCAACTTAA